A stretch of the TM7 phylum sp. oral taxon 349 genome encodes the following:
- a CDS encoding replication-relaxation family protein: MNKRLAALKKGQIDILEVLYECRFCSCRLLADRLGITSGSSLHEKLNVLMKHGFVDRRYDKSFRLRGMPAAYYVTPKGLRQLQLIHGRERVTDAIVKAGYRDRVVSQAFVNHTVRVCAYINQLQHRYPLLEVLLRREMMLCSYVPANPPDAFLLLRVGDGIRQFGIRRFFLDVVSKDMLPSTINRRIAGYMDFFDNGGWDEMNSELPKLLLLLEDTAMKRRLERAARAVRRRFDLDDEIEIYVAMAEDLLNGDTAAIWLSIDETSEPDGSGGSGGSGELLSLEGIGGR; encoded by the coding sequence ATGAATAAACGTTTAGCAGCACTTAAGAAAGGGCAGATAGATATACTTGAGGTGTTGTATGAGTGTAGGTTTTGCAGTTGCAGGTTATTGGCAGATAGGCTTGGTATTACGTCGGGCTCAAGTTTGCATGAAAAGTTGAATGTACTAATGAAGCATGGGTTTGTAGATAGGCGGTATGATAAGAGCTTTAGATTGCGGGGTATGCCAGCAGCGTATTATGTAACGCCAAAAGGGCTTAGACAGCTGCAGCTAATTCATGGCAGAGAACGCGTTACCGACGCTATCGTTAAAGCGGGCTACCGGGATAGGGTTGTTAGCCAGGCGTTTGTTAATCATACGGTTAGAGTATGCGCATATATCAATCAATTGCAGCATAGGTATCCGTTACTAGAAGTATTATTGCGGCGCGAAATGATGCTCTGTAGCTATGTTCCAGCTAATCCGCCTGATGCTTTCTTATTGCTTAGAGTAGGCGATGGGATACGGCAGTTTGGAATACGGAGATTCTTCCTTGATGTTGTATCTAAAGATATGTTGCCTAGTACTATCAACCGCCGTATAGCAGGCTATATGGACTTTTTTGATAATGGCGGCTGGGATGAAATGAATAGCGAATTGCCAAAGCTTCTATTGCTACTGGAGGATACAGCCATGAAGAGGCGCCTAGAGCGTGCTGCCCGCGCTGTACGGAGACGGTTTGACTTAGATGATGAAATAGAGATATACGTTGCAATGGCTGAGGATTTGCTAAATGGAGATACTGCTGCTATTTGGTTGAGTATTGATGAGACTAGCGAGCCTGATGGTTCTGGCGGTTCTGGCGGTTCTGGCGAGCTTCTTTCTTTGGAGGGGATTGGAGGGCGGTGA